In Actinomycetota bacterium, the sequence GTCGGAGAGGCTCTCTTCATCGGGGTTGTACTCTCGGCGTTCCTTGCCGCCCCGAAGGCTCTTTTCTTCGGGGTTGTACTCTTAAGGACTGTGGCGTAGGCTAGCGTCTTTGGCGGCGTCCTTGCGGCGTTGCTTGGCCGCGAACATCCGTTTGTCGGCGCTTTCTAAGACTTGGTCAACCGATTCTGGCGGTTCCAGGAACTCCGCTAGGCCGATACTTGCGCCTACCGGCCAGCCATTTTCTTTAAATAACTCATCAAGTTTAGCCTGCAGCTTGTCGATGACGACACTTGCTTGTATGCCAACGGTTTCGGGAAGCAGGATCGAGAATTCGTCTCCTCCGATACGCGCCGCCAGGTCGGTTTCTCTAATGTTTTTAGTGATCGCCGAACCAACCTCGATCAAAAGTTCATCGCCCTTTGAGTGACCGAACGCATCATTTACGGTTTTGAAATCGTCGAGATCGATATACGCGACTGACATCGGCAGTTTGTACCTTTTAGCTCTGCGTATCTCGGCCTCAGCGCCTTCCACAAACGCCTTGGCGTTGGCCAGTTTTGTCAAGAAATCAATACGGCCTAGCTGCGCTTCCCGGGTAAGTCCATCGTGCAGCAATCCGACCAGGAGCGACACCAGAACGTAGAACACGAAGACCGCAGCCGCGTTCCAGACATGGTTTATGGGATGTATGTAAAAAACCTTTGTCGGTATGTCGCCGATCAGCAATGCCGTGGCGGATACGAATGAAATTGCCAGCGCTCTCTTTGTCCCTTTAAACCAGGCGACGCCGAACACAGGTATCAGGTAAAAGATTGACAAAGAGAAGGCCGCTCCGGTCGCGTAGTCGATGTAACCTATTGCGAACACGATGATATACGCAAGCGGCTCTATGACATATGAATCCATTACACGGTTGGGCATCTTGGTCTTCTCCACCCTCATATTTAGCTACATTAATCATTTCTTAAGTCCGCGCCGATAGTATCAGTATAGAGGTCCAAATCGTAAACAGGCGGCGTATTGAAATTAAAACGATCAAAATTGATTTGCGTTATCTAAATAAGCTTGTTAGAGAATTACTGGCCGAGTCCGCGGTAGGTTTTGTAGCACTTGCCGTCATAGTAACTCTGATGTCCGTATTCTTGCAGTATGCCGCAGCACCGGTCTTAATGAGACAACTGGCTAAGCCTGCATTCAGAGAGATCAATAAGATACTGCGTCCCATTCCCCTCGTAACCGCAAACCAAGGTTCTCAGGAATTGGAACAACGGGGTATTCTAATTGCCAGTGCCGAACCTTTCATCTTGCCGTCATCTTCCGCCGATCCCAGTAAGAATAATCGCAACGATAACAGCGTGGCCACACGGTCGGTTAGCTCAAAGAATATCCGAGCCGCACAAAAAGAGATACAGGGTGTCATCCGAGATGCTAAAAAGAATCTTATCATCACAAAATCATCTCCCTCTGAGGCCGTTGACAAGAATCCCGAGAACAAATCCTCACCCAAGGCTGATGATGATCATCCGGTCGACAAGGTGAAGCTAAACTCCTCGTACCACAGAGATTAGGAAATATCCTCTCTCCCACGGGGAGAGAACAAAAGTGAGGTAAGCAGGGTCAAGTCTTGAATTATCACTTTTTCGACACATGTTCACATGACCCTTTCCTTGTTGCCGCCTCCGCTGTCGTCAGTCTATTTGACGATAAAGTTCATGTCCATTTGGGGTTAAAGGAATGGACATTTTAGGGGATGTTTGTATACGAAGCAATGGGTCATAGTGCTTGAAGTGCGGTAATAGGCTGGCTCCCCGGGTTGTACGATTTTCGCACATTCAGAGTTTGGCATAAGGTAAGATGAGGATGTCCTTTACAGGATTCGGGACGCTGCTCAGGCAATCTCGATGCTAAAATACAAGACCCGACCCCCTGCCTTGCCGATACTGATCTAGGCTGTAATCACCAAACTTCATCCGTGCCCCAATCTGAGATCTATGACAATTGACTAGATAAACGCAAATACTATTGACGCTAATACATAGGTAATTAACGGTACTGCTGAAAAGATAGTGTCTTGATTCTTATTGGGTCCGTTTCCCCCGGCCCATAGGCCATAGCCGAGTAACGACGCATGTGCTCCTGCACCATAGCCCATAATAATCTTCAGGATCAGGTTAGGATCTTGCCATCCAATCAATAGTCGGTAAACAGCCGCAATCAATATGCCCCAGACTATACTCGTCACCATTAGCACTGATACTGGCGAAAACATAGATATTTTGGTCAGTCCCCAACCAAGTCGGTTTCCAAGAGTCATTAGAGGGTTGCTAACATTCGACAAGCGCGCGACAGCGGGCAAGCCGCCTTTGAGGTTCGAGGTACTTATATGTTCGGAGTCTTTGTATTCGTGGTTGGCGCGGTCTTTAGGGGCCATCCGGGCTGAAGCCCTGTTCGTCCTGACCAACGACGCCTGGTTCTATCAAAGCAACGAGGCGGCGCTGCATTTCGGCGCCAGCCAGTTCCGAGCGGCGGAAACGGGTCGCTACCTGGCGCAGGCGGCCAACACCGGAGAGTCCGGGTTTATCGGGATGACCGGACAGCCTATCCAGCGGACCGAGGTCAACGAGGTAAAAGTCATAACGGCCAAGATCCAAGCACGTTTAAGTCCGACTTTTTACTCCCGTTTCGGCTATCTCTTGCCCATCGCGTTGGCTGTGCTAAGTGTCCTGATGATACCGGGTATAGCCTTGGTGAACAATTGCACAAGACGGAAATAAGCGGGTATAATTAATGTGCAGATAGATAGGATTTCACTAGTATAAACCCAAGGTTGGTATATGGCGGAAACACCCAAACAGGAGCCGGCTAAGCAACCGATCAGACGACCCGTTCGTCGGCGCCCGGCGGAGCGACGCGCTCATCCTCTCTTCCGAAGACTTATCAACATCATGGCCTTTATCGGCGTGGCCGTGCTTATCTTCATCTTTCTGGGCCTGCCGAATCTCGTCACGTACCAGCCTGCTTTCTGCGGTTCGTGCCATCCCGAGGTCTACAAACAGTGGTCTACCTCCACGCACGCCAAGATCGGGTGTATGCAGTGCCATGTTAAAAGCGGTTTCAACAACCTTCTGTTAAGCCGGGTCGGACTATTGCAGCGGATTTATCTAAGGTTTAACGCGGCCGAGTTCAAAAGGATGAAACAGAAGAACGAGAAACCGATCGGCTTTGTCGCGTCGCCGTCGAACGAGATCTGTCTGCCCTGCCACGAAGCCAGGAAGCGCATCTCGCCCAGCGGGGACATCATCATTCCGCACCAGTCGCATATCAAGATCAGGAAGCTGGCCTGCACGGATTGTCACGCCAGCTTTGTTTGCGCCCGGGTCGGCAAGGACAAGGCTATCGTGACGATGGAAGGCTGCTACCGGTGCCACAGCGCGACCAACGAATGTACGACCTGTCACAACACGGAAAAAGGCGCGCCGGGCTACGACCTTAAGGACCTGCGTCGTTATCCGGGCCGCCGAGGCTGGCAAATACAGCGGCGTCATCCTGTGCAAGACCGCCGACGAGATGCGCAAGTTATTACCTTCTATGAAGCGCAGCTGGAAAAATATGACTGGAAACTTGAGGAAGTCGTGGTGACGAAGGACGGCCAGATTCTCAGACTTAGTAAGGGCACGCGCAAGACCTCCATCGACCTCGCCAGCGCATACCTTCGCCTCGGCCGGAAAGACGATGCCATCGCCCAGATTAAGCAGGCTCTGGCAATCAACCCCGGCCGTACCCAAGCCAAAACCTGGCTCAAAACTCTAGAAAGCAACAACACAAATTAGGATTACAAGGAGTACGAGGAGCGCAAGGAGTACGAGGAGTAAGCTGCTATTTG encodes:
- a CDS encoding GGDEF domain-containing protein, whose product is MPNRVMDSYVIEPLAYIIVFAIGYIDYATGAAFSLSIFYLIPVFGVAWFKGTKRALAISFVSATALLIGDIPTKVFYIHPINHVWNAAAVFVFYVLVSLLVGLLHDGLTREAQLGRIDFLTKLANAKAFVEGAEAEIRRAKRYKLPMSVAYIDLDDFKTVNDAFGHSKGDELLIEVGSAITKNIRETDLAARIGGDEFSILLPETVGIQASVVIDKLQAKLDELFKENGWPVGASIGLAEFLEPPESVDQVLESADKRMFAAKQRRKDAAKDASLRHSP
- a CDS encoding nitrilase-related carbon-nitrogen hydrolase; its protein translation is MPQTILVTISTDTGENIDILVSPQPSRFPRVIRGLLTFDKRATAGKPPLRFEVLICSESLYSWLARSLGAIRAEALFVLTNDAWFYQSNEAALHFGASQFRAAETGRYLAQAANTGESGFIGMTGQPIQRTEVNEVKVITAKIQARLSPTFYSRFGYLLPIALAVLSVLMIPGIALVNNCTRRK